From the genome of Candidatus Defluviilinea proxima:
TTGATGTGTGGCAGTGATCTGCCTCACAGTGCCCGTCATGCCGCGCACCACAAGTGAGTCCGTGCTGGCACTATTACCGAAATAACGAACGCCTTTCAGCAATTCACCATCGGTGATACCTGTTGCCGCAAAGAAGACATCCTCCGATGACACAAGGTCATTCATTGTGAGGATCTTATCAAAGTCATACCCTGCTTCGTGACCACGTCGCAATTCATCTTCATCGCGCGCATATAACTTTCCCTGTATCTCACCACCCATGGCGCGCAATGCACAAGCGGCAATGACACCTTCGGGCGTGCCACCGATACCGATCAAAACGTCCACGCCGGAATCAGGCCAGGCGGTCATCAATGCCGCGGCTACATCTCCATCAGGGATCGAGCGAATGCGTGCGCCCGCTTTACGAATCTCAGCAATGACATCATCATGACGCGGCCTATCCAGAACAATGGTCGTCAAATCTTCCACGTCCTTGTGTTTGGCTTTCGCTATCGCTTTGAGGTTTTCAGTAATGGGTCTTTCAATATTGATCTTGCCTTTTGCTTCTGGCCCCACAGCAAGCTTGTTCATATACACAAATGGACCGGGGTTGAACATCGTCCCACGTGGGGCAATGGCAACTGTTGCCAGTGCATTCGAGCGGCCAAAGGCCAAAGGGCGAGTCCCGTCAATGGGGTCCACCGCAACATCCACATCGGGGCTTGAACCGTTTCCTACATTTTCCCCGTTGTACAACATCGGAGCGTTATCCTTCTCCCCCTCCCCGATCACAATGATCCCATTCATATCCACGGTTTGGAGGACGATCCGCATCGCATTCACTGCGGCCTGATCCGCCGCCTCTTTATCTCCGCGCCCCATAAAGCGACCAGAGGCCAACGCAGCCGCCTCTGTCACACGTGCAAGTTCAAGTGCCAGGTTTCGAGTGGGGTCGTTCTTGATGCCCATACGCCTCCGTTACAGGATGAGATATTGGATCAGAAAATAACCGATTGCCACTCCCCATATCCACGAGTCGATGCGGTCAAGAAAACCGCCGTGCCCGGGGAAAATATTACTCGAGTCTTTCATTCCACTCTGACGTTTCAACATACTCTCACCAAGATCGCCCAATGGCGCCAGCGCGCCGATGGCAAGTCCTAGCAAGGCTCCCTGCAAAGGGTTGATCAATCCATGTAAAGGTTGCGGTCCCGTTTGCATCGAAGAAAAAGCATACGCAAAGAACGCACCAACGATCACAGATGTAAAGATGCCCGCGAAGTATCCTTCCCAGCTTTTCTTGGGGCTGAGACGCGGCGCCATCTTATGTTTGCCATAGACCGAACCGATTGAATATCCGCCCGTATCCGCCGCCCACACAAGCGGTAGGATAAGCATAAGCCACCACAAGCCTAATTCATTGTTGATAAGCAAACGCAGGTCCAGCAAGTACGAGCCGAGCCAGCCGATATACACAATACCCGCCACCGTGATACCAAAATCAAGGGCGGCTTGATCGCGTCCGCGCTCAAAGGCAATGAGGTGGACTGTCATTGCCAGAAGGATCAAACCGACAAAGATGGGAATCGCGACATCGGCAAAAAAGAAGCGTGCAGTGACTAGCACAAGCACGCCTCCAACGGTGACCATTTCATTTGGTTCGTGTTTAACCGCCCGGTACAAGCGGACGTATTCCCACGCCCCGCCGACCAAAAATGTCCCCATCAGCAAATAGTAAAACACCCCGCCGTAAATGATCGCGGGCAACCCCACAACACCCATCGCCAAAGCGGTCATGATACGCCTAGGCATTCGAAGCCTCATACTCATTCGATGAGACTTTTCCATACCGGCGGTCACGTTGGGCAAAGGTTTCCAGCGCACGGCGATATTCTTCCTTGTCAAAGTCTGGCCAATACGTAGGTGTCACGTACCATTCTGAATAAGCGGCCTGCCAGATGAGGAAGTTGCTCACCCGCAACTCGCCCGATGTACGAATAATGAGATCGGGGTCAGGCACGCCCGCAGTGTACAGATAATTATTTACCAGCTCATCGGTCACGTTCTCGGCAGGAATACCATCGTTGATGATCTTCTGAATGGCATTGACGATCTCATCGCGCCCGCCATAGTTGAACGCAATATTCAAGATTAAGCGGTCGTTGTTCTTTGTCGACTCTATCGCAGAGAGCACCTTCTTTTGAAGCTTGGGAGCCAGGCGCTCCAAACGGCCGATATGACGTAACTGCACGCCTTCTTTGCTCAACTCAGCCAGTTCCTTGTCGATCACATCTTCAAGAATAGACATAAGTCCGCGCACCTCTTCCATGGGGCGTCCCCAATTCTCAGTGGAAAAGGCATAAATGGTGAGGTACTTGACCCCGAACTCTACAGTTGAGCTAATAACACGGCGCAGGTTCTCTGTACCGGCTTTATGACCTGCCAGACGAGGCAGGCCGCGTGAAAGCGCCCAACGCCCGTTGCCATCCATAATCATGGCAACGTGGCGTGGAAGCTTATCTGCGGGAATGGTATTGGAGGAGGTTGGCATTAACAATAAGACCGTGTATGCGGTGCGTGAGCCCGCTTACACTTCCATGATTTCTGCTTCTTTTTTCTTGCCGTGTTCAGCGACTTCTTCCACGTACTTATCGGTCAGTTTCTGAAGGGCTTCTTCGCCACGTTCCAAATCATCCTCTGAAACGAGTTTTTCCTTTTCAAATTCGCGCATGTCGTTGTGTACATCCCTGCGGATGTTGCGGACAGCGATGCGGGCTTCTTCAAGGCGATGGTGCATCTGTTTCACAAGGTCACGGCGGCGCTCTTCCGTGAGCGGAGGCAAGTTGAGGTGGATGACTTTGCCATCGTTGTTGGGATTCAGGCCCAAGTCCGAGGATTGAATCGCTTTTTCGATCGTCTTGATCGTGGAGGCATCGAACGGTTTGATCATCAACGAACGCGGTTCAGGAACGCTGATCGAAGCCAGTTGTTGCAGGGCCGTGGGCGTCCCATAATATTCAACCATCAATCGTTCAACCAAGGTGGGGCTGGCGCGCCCAGTGCGAATGGCCGCCAGATCATTATTTAATGCAGAAAGCGCCCCTTTCATTCTGGATTCAGCATCGTTGAGCAAATCTTTTATCACCACAGTCTCCTGAAATTTGAAAGTTATGTTGATGTTAAGGATACACCAAAACCATGAAAATTGCCATGTAAGCCGCTTGCTCTGAGAGCCTTTGGCAAAACATGAGAGACTCTCAGGGATAAAAACAGGAGAGGCTGGGCCTCTCCTGTTGGCAGTAACACACGACCCATCCTAATCGCGGACGATGGTTCCTACAGCCTCACCCCGGAGTGCAGATAAAAGGGCATTCGGATCCCACAGGTTGACAACCAGAATGGGGATCTTATTTTCCATACAATGAATGACAGCGGTCTTGTCCATCACTTCCAAACCGCGATTGATCACATCAATATATTTCAGTTCATCAAACTTTACAGCATTCGGATTTTTCTTCGGATCAGAGTCGTACACGCCATCCACTTTTGTGGCCTTAATGACCACTTCCGCATCGATCTCGGTCGCACGTAAAGCGGCGGCTGTATCGGTCGAAAAGAACGGATTCCCCGTCCCGGCGCCAAAGATGACCACACGTCCCTTTTCAAGGTGACGGGTGGCACGACGACGAATATACGGCTCAGCAATAGCTCGCATCTCAATGGCCGACATCACACGCGTATACACGCCATCTCGTTCGAGGGCATCCATCAAGGCCATGGCATTCATCACTGTAGCCAACATGCCCATATAATCGGCTGTGGAACGGTCCATACCGCGTTCCAAGCCCTGTTTGCCGCGCCACAGGTTACCAGCCCCGATCACAACGGCAATTTCCAGTCCAGTCTCATGGACGTCCTTGATGCGCTTGGCAATGGCTTCGGCCTCGTCCACGTCGATGCCAAAGCCCGCTTCGCCGCCCATTGCCTCACCACTCAACTTCAAGAGAATACGTTTATATTTGAATTGACTCATATCTCTCCTTTGATTGTATGCCACCCATCAACAGGGCGGTTTATAAAAATGACCAACCCGAAGGTTGGTCATTTCGATTAATTATCCAAACTTTCGCCTAGCTCCCATCGCTGGAAGCGGCGCACAATTATGTTCTCGCCGATGGCGGCCACTGCTTGAAGGATCAACTTCTCCACAGTGACAGATTCATCGCGGATGTAAGCCTGACGGGAAAGCACGACCTCATCCTTGAACTTCTCAAGCCTGCCCTGAACGATCTTCTCATGAATGGCTTCGGGCTTGCCTTCCTCTTTTGCACGAGTACGGGCAATTTCCGATTCATGTTCCAAAACAGAAGCAGGGATATCCTCAGCCTTGAGGTAGCGAGGCGCAGATGCGGCGATCTGTAAGGCAAGTTCGTGAGCCAATTCGCGGAACTTCTCTGAACGCGCCACAAAGTCGGTCTCGCAGTTCACTTCGACCATCACACCCACGCGGCCACCGCCATGTGAGTACAGTTCTACAACGCCTTGTGAAGCATCGCGGTCAGCGCGCTTGGCCGCAGTGGCCATGCCTTTTTCGCGGAGCCAATCCACAGCCTTTTGATAGTCACCGCCAGCTTCGGTCAGTGCCTTACGGCAATCCAGCACGCCTGCATTGGTAGCGGCGCGCAATTCTTTGATCATTTCAGTCGTGATTTCCATCGAACTATTCCTTCTTTGTTCCTGTTACTCAGCAGCAGGGGCATCTGTCCCAGCGACAGTAGTTTCATCATGTGTAGCGTTCAACTTGGCCAGTGTGGATTGACCGAGCAGATCGCCTTCTTCTAATTCTTCATTAAGTTCAACACGGCGGGCAGGCTTGCGAGCAGACTTCTCTGCAGGAGCTTCCAGCGCCTGATCTCTGGCTTCCATCTCGTCATCCTTGCGGGAGGCTTTGCCTTCAAGAACCGCATCAGCGATTTTGGCGACCAACAGCTTGATGGCGCGGATCGCGTCATCATTGGAAGGAATCACATAGTCCACGTTTTGGGGGTTGCAGTTTGTATCCACCAAAGCAACGATCGGGATGTTGAGCAAGTTGGCTTCATGCACAGCGGAATACTCACGACCTACATCGATGATGAACAGCAGGTCAGGGCGGCGCTTCATGGTGCGCAAGCCTTCCAAACGAGTCTGCAAACGAATGATCTCGCGCCCAACCAACAAACCTTCCTTCTTGGTCAGGTGTCCGAGCTCACTGTTATCGCGCATCTTCTCAAGGCGTTCCATTTCCTGAACGCGGGCGTGCATCGTATTCCAGTTCGTGAGAATACCACCCATCCAGCGCTCGGTCACAAAAGGCATACCGCAGCGGACAGCCTCTTCAGCGATCGTTTCCTGCGCCTGGCGCTTGGTGCCGACGAACAGAATGGTACCGCCAGCGGCCACAGTGTCACGAATCACATTGTAGGCCTGGTTCAACAACTTCGAAGTCTGTTGCAGGTCAATGATGTGAATACCGTTACGCTCTGTGAAGATGTACGGTTTCATACGGGGGTCCCACTTATTGGTTCGGTGCCCAAAGTGAACACCGCTCTCAAGCAGGGCTTTCATAGAAATAACAGCCATTTTTCTCCTTACAACTCTGCCTTCCAACGCGCACAAAGTGGCGTGAGACAGAATGAGTTTAGTGGGAATTGATAACCCACTCAAGGACGCTTATTGCCCGTCCTAGGCAAGATGTGTGGCGCTTTGAGCGCCACGGCCCACAGTATAACACAGGATTTTGGGACTCACGCCTCGTTCTTAACCGAAATTTGCTTCTGTCCGAGCCACCTTTTCCTACACTCATAAAAAAAGCCCCGAACTTCTTCGGGGCAATGGAACTCACTAAATCACAGCGGCCTGACCATATAACTGCTGTTTGACACTTACCACCCGCCTTCGCAAATCTGTTTTTGTTTCGATCTCGTTGGCGATCTTTTCGATGGCATACATGACAGTGGTGTGGTCACGTCCACCAAGCGCCTCACCGATCTGTGGAAGAGATGCATTCGTCTCTTTGCGCAAAAGGTACATGGCAACCTGACGCGGCTGAGCGATCTTTTGGGAGCGGTCACGCCCGAGGAGCAGGTCAACCGTGGTCTGCCACTCTCTGGCTACCAACTCGATGATCTTTTCGGGCTCCACATCACTGCGTTGCGGAAGCAGGTCCGCAAGGGCCACTTCCACAAGGTCAGGCGTCAGGGACGAGCCGCTTAAATCAGCAAACGCGAGAATACGGTTTAAAGCGCCTTCCAACTCACGGATATTTGATTGCACGCGTTCAGCGATCAAGCCCAACACTTCATTGGGCACATTGCGTCCTGTCCGTTCCGCCTTTGTGCGAAGGATCGCAAGGCGGGTTTCAAGGTCAGGCGGTTGGATATCAGCAGTCAACCCCCACTCAAAGCGGGAGCGCAGGCGTTCTTCGAGCGTGATCAAGGCCTTGGGCGGGCGGTCAGAAGAAACAATGATCTGCTTATCCTGTCCGTGAAGCGTATTGAAGGTATGGAAAAACTCTTCCTGCGTGGATTCCTTGCCGGCAATGAACTGAATATCGTCCACCAGAAGCACATCCATTGAACGATACTTCTCACGAAAAGCCTGGGTGGTGTGCGTGCGGATGGCAGTGATCAGATCGTTCGTGAATTCTTCAGAAGACACATACAAGACCTGCAAACCACGCATCTGACAGGCATTCCCGATGGCGTGAAGCAAATGGGTCTTGCCGAGTCCCACTCCCCCATACAAGAAAAGCGGATTGTAGGCACGTGCAGGCTTCTCAGCGACCGCAAGACAGGCCGCATGCGCCAAACGATTGCCAGAACCCACGACGAACGCGTCAAAAATATAGCGCGGATTCATGCGTGAGTTACGGGAAGGCGCTTCGTAAGAATCAACAGCCTTCGGGGCGGCCTGAATCGAGGCTTCTCGAATAGAAGAAGGCGCCTCGTCCACGATCCGCTCGATTTCATTTCCATGAACGATAAAGCTCACGTCCACAGTGGAATTAAGAATGCCGACAAGCAAACGGTTCACGGTACTTGCGAGACGGCTTTCAAGCCAATCTCGGGCATATGCATTGCGTACCCCGATGGTGAGGGTTCCTTCATTATAGGAAACGGGCTTGGTATCCCGAACCCATGTATCGAAGGAGGCGCGTGGCATTTCCATTTGAAGTTGTCCAAGTACTGATTGCCATGCTTGTTCAGCGTTCATAAATGCTCCGTTGCGATGGTAATAGAGAGTGTCGAATAAACCCGCCCTATGAGCGGCTCATTTTGAGGGTATTTTCTTGTAAGACTTACTTTGGGTCGTAAAGATGCGTATCGAACTTACATCATAATTTCAGCGTGCACACATTCTAGCAGAGAGTCATATAAAATAACAACACGTAAAGCCTACGTTTGTTTTAAAACTTCCGTTTTTTTAAGGTCGCTCAACGTTAAAGATTCAATTTGTAAAATTTGCATTTTTCATTTTTTAATAGAACACTCGTTTCAGCCATCTATCCATCGAAAAGTTATCCACACCCCCATATATGGGGTTTAAAGAGGCATTTAAACAAAACATTGCAAATGTGGATGTTTGTTCTTAAAGAAACCTCTTGCGCTAAAAAATTAATGGCTTGTTAACGAGCATCAAGAATCTGTGACTCAAAGTTAAAGAATCGTTTTATATGTTGTTTTATCGATGCACATCACGTGGAACCCATACAAGAATCGTTGTTCCCTCACCCGGTGCTGATGATATATCCACTTCACCACCGGCTGAACGTGCACGAGTCTGCATGTTTGCGAGTCCATGACCGATGTTAGCGTTCATTGATTCCATATCGAAGCCTAATCCATCATCATGAACCTCCATCAACACACGTTCATCAGTTGCCCATACTGCAATTTGAACCTTTTTTGCCTTTGCATGCTTGGCCGCATTGGCTAAAGACTCTTGACATATATGAAACAACGCCAAAGAATGGCTTTGCGATAACTCTTTTAGGTCTGATTCGGGCTCTGTGAGATGAACTTCAGCAAAAGTATTGGCTCTATACTCAGCAATGA
Proteins encoded in this window:
- the tsf gene encoding translation elongation factor Ts, whose translation is MEITTEMIKELRAATNAGVLDCRKALTEAGGDYQKAVDWLREKGMATAAKRADRDASQGVVELYSHGGGRVGVMVEVNCETDFVARSEKFRELAHELALQIAASAPRYLKAEDIPASVLEHESEIARTRAKEEGKPEAIHEKIVQGRLEKFKDEVVLSRQAYIRDESVTVEKLILQAVAAIGENIIVRRFQRWELGESLDN
- the rpsB gene encoding 30S ribosomal protein S2: MAVISMKALLESGVHFGHRTNKWDPRMKPYIFTERNGIHIIDLQQTSKLLNQAYNVIRDTVAAGGTILFVGTKRQAQETIAEEAVRCGMPFVTERWMGGILTNWNTMHARVQEMERLEKMRDNSELGHLTKKEGLLVGREIIRLQTRLEGLRTMKRRPDLLFIIDVGREYSAVHEANLLNIPIVALVDTNCNPQNVDYVIPSNDDAIRAIKLLVAKIADAVLEGKASRKDDEMEARDQALEAPAEKSARKPARRVELNEELEEGDLLGQSTLAKLNATHDETTVAGTDAPAAE
- the dnaA gene encoding chromosomal replication initiator protein DnaA, translating into MNAEQAWQSVLGQLQMEMPRASFDTWVRDTKPVSYNEGTLTIGVRNAYARDWLESRLASTVNRLLVGILNSTVDVSFIVHGNEIERIVDEAPSSIREASIQAAPKAVDSYEAPSRNSRMNPRYIFDAFVVGSGNRLAHAACLAVAEKPARAYNPLFLYGGVGLGKTHLLHAIGNACQMRGLQVLYVSSEEFTNDLITAIRTHTTQAFREKYRSMDVLLVDDIQFIAGKESTQEEFFHTFNTLHGQDKQIIVSSDRPPKALITLEERLRSRFEWGLTADIQPPDLETRLAILRTKAERTGRNVPNEVLGLIAERVQSNIRELEGALNRILAFADLSGSSLTPDLVEVALADLLPQRSDVEPEKIIELVAREWQTTVDLLLGRDRSQKIAQPRQVAMYLLRKETNASLPQIGEALGGRDHTTVMYAIEKIANEIETKTDLRRRVVSVKQQLYGQAAVI
- a CDS encoding phosphatidate cytidylyltransferase; protein product: MPRRIMTALAMGVVGLPAIIYGGVFYYLLMGTFLVGGAWEYVRLYRAVKHEPNEMVTVGGVLVLVTARFFFADVAIPIFVGLILLAMTVHLIAFERGRDQAALDFGITVAGIVYIGWLGSYLLDLRLLINNELGLWWLMLILPLVWAADTGGYSIGSVYGKHKMAPRLSPKKSWEGYFAGIFTSVIVGAFFAYAFSSMQTGPQPLHGLINPLQGALLGLAIGALAPLGDLGESMLKRQSGMKDSSNIFPGHGGFLDRIDSWIWGVAIGYFLIQYLIL
- a CDS encoding UMP kinase, encoding MSQFKYKRILLKLSGEAMGGEAGFGIDVDEAEAIAKRIKDVHETGLEIAVVIGAGNLWRGKQGLERGMDRSTADYMGMLATVMNAMALMDALERDGVYTRVMSAIEMRAIAEPYIRRRATRHLEKGRVVIFGAGTGNPFFSTDTAAALRATEIDAEVVIKATKVDGVYDSDPKKNPNAVKFDELKYIDVINRGLEVMDKTAVIHCMENKIPILVVNLWDPNALLSALRGEAVGTIVRD
- a CDS encoding isoprenyl transferase, which gives rise to MPTSSNTIPADKLPRHVAMIMDGNGRWALSRGLPRLAGHKAGTENLRRVISSTVEFGVKYLTIYAFSTENWGRPMEEVRGLMSILEDVIDKELAELSKEGVQLRHIGRLERLAPKLQKKVLSAIESTKNNDRLILNIAFNYGGRDEIVNAIQKIINDGIPAENVTDELVNNYLYTAGVPDPDLIIRTSGELRVSNFLIWQAAYSEWYVTPTYWPDFDKEEYRRALETFAQRDRRYGKVSSNEYEASNA
- the glpX gene encoding class II fructose-bisphosphatase; translation: MGIKNDPTRNLALELARVTEAAALASGRFMGRGDKEAADQAAVNAMRIVLQTVDMNGIIVIGEGEKDNAPMLYNGENVGNGSSPDVDVAVDPIDGTRPLAFGRSNALATVAIAPRGTMFNPGPFVYMNKLAVGPEAKGKINIERPITENLKAIAKAKHKDVEDLTTIVLDRPRHDDVIAEIRKAGARIRSIPDGDVAAALMTAWPDSGVDVLIGIGGTPEGVIAACALRAMGGEIQGKLYARDEDELRRGHEAGYDFDKILTMNDLVSSEDVFFAATGITDGELLKGVRYFGNSASTDSLVVRGMTGTVRQITATHQVDKLRQLSAIKY
- the frr gene encoding ribosome recycling factor, producing the protein MKDLLNDAESRMKGALSALNNDLAAIRTGRASPTLVERLMVEYYGTPTALQQLASISVPEPRSLMIKPFDASTIKTIEKAIQSSDLGLNPNNDGKVIHLNLPPLTEERRRDLVKQMHHRLEEARIAVRNIRRDVHNDMREFEKEKLVSEDDLERGEEALQKLTDKYVEEVAEHGKKKEAEIMEV